In Phacochoerus africanus isolate WHEZ1 chromosome 1, ROS_Pafr_v1, whole genome shotgun sequence, the following are encoded in one genomic region:
- the IL17RD gene encoding interleukin-17 receptor D codes for MAPWLQLCSVFFTVNACLNGSQLAVAAGGSSRARGGDTCGWRGVGPASRNSGLHNITFRYDNCTTYLSPMGKHVIADAQNITISQYACHDQVAVTILWSPGALGIEFLKGFRVILEELKSEGRQCQQLILKDPKQLNSSFKRAGMESQPFLNMKFETDYFVKIVPFPSIKNESNYHPFFFRTRTCDLLLQPDNLACKPFWKPRNLNITQHGSDMQVSFDHAPHTFGFRFFYLHYKLKHEGLFKRKTCKQEQNTETTSCLLQNVSPGDYIIELVDDTNTTRKVMHYALKPVHSPWAGPIRAIAITVPLVVISAFATLFTVMCRKKQQENIYSHLDEESSESSTYTTALPRERLRPRPKVFLCYSSKDGQNHMNVVQCFAYFLQDFCGCEVALDLWEDFSLCREGQREWVIQKIHESQFIIVVCSKGMKYFVDKKNYKHKGCGRSSGKGELFLVAVSAIAEKLRQAKQSSSGALSKFIAVYFDYSCEGDVPGVLDLSTKYKLMDNLPQLCSHLHSQGRRPQEPGPLPGRVSRRNYFRSKSGRSLYVAICNMHQFIDEEPDWFEKQFVPFHPTPLRHQEPVLEKFDSGLVLNDVTGKPGPESDFGLKAEATGPGALADAHLEGLQFGPEEEGEAGPVAGAGSVLRPLLHTVKAASPSDMPRDSGIYDSSVPSSELSLPLMEGLSTDQTETSSLTESVSSSSGLGEEDPPALSSKLLAPVTCKAEPGCCSYTGELHTVAPL; via the exons ACTGCACCACTTACTTGAGTCCCATGGGGAAGCATGTGATCGCCGACGCCCAGAATATCACCATCAGTCAGTACGCCTGCCACGACCAAGTGGCAGTCACCATTCTCTGGTCCCCAGGGGCCCTCG GCATCGAATTCCTAAAAGGATTTCGGGTAATACTGGAGGAGCTGAAGTCAGAAGGAAGACAGTGCCAACAACTGATTCTGAAGGACCCGAAGCAGCTCAACAGTAGCTTCAAAAGAGCT GGAATGGAATCTCAGCCTTTCCTGAATATGAAATTTGAAACAGATTACTTTGTCAAGATTGTCCCTTTTCCTTCCATTAAAAACGAAAGCAATTATCACCCTTTCTTCTTTAGAACCCGCA CCTGTGACCTGCTATTACAGCCGGACAACCTGGCCTGTAAACCCT TCTGGAAGCCTCGGAACCTCAACATCACCCAGCATGGCTCAGACATGCAGGTGTCCTTCGACCACGCGCCACATACCTTCGGCTTCCGTTTCTTTTATCTTCACTACAAGCTCAAGCACGAAGGACTCTTCAAACGAAAGACCTGTAAACAG GAGCAAAATACAGAGACAACCAGCTGCCTCCTTCAAAATGTATCTCCTGGGGATTATATAATTGAG CTGGTGGATGACACTAATACAACAAGAAAAGTGATGCATTATGCCTTAAAACCAg TGCATTCCCCATGGGCTGGGCCCATTAGAGCTATTGCCATCACCGTGCCGCTGGTCGTCATATCGGCATTTGCAACACTCTTCACAGTGATGTGCCGCAAGAAGCAACAAG AAAACATATATTCACATTTAGATGAAGAGAGTTCTGAGTCgtccacatacaccacagcactCCCCAGGGAGAGGCTTCGGCCTCGGCCCAAGGTCTTCCTCTGCTATTCCAGTAAAGATGGCCAGAATCACATGAACGTGGTCCAGTGTTTTGCCTACTTTCTTCAGGACTTCTGTGGCTGTGAG GTGGCTCTGGACCTGTGGGAAGACTTCAGCCTCTGTAGAGAAGGTCAGAGAGAGTGGGTCATCCAGAAGATCCACGAGTCCCAGTTCATCATCGTGGTGTGTTCCAAAGGTATGAAATACTTCGTGGATAAGAAAAACTACAAGCACAAAGGCTGCGGCCGAAGCTCGGGGAAAGGGGAGCTCTTCCTGGTGGCGGTGTCTGCCATCGCTGAGAAGCTCCGCCAGGCCAAGCAGAGCTCCTCCGGGGCGCTTAGCAAATTCATTGCTGTCTATTTCGATTATTCCTGCGAGGGAGACGTTCCCGGTGTCTTGGACCTGAGTACCAAGTACAAACTCATGGACAACCTTCCGCAGCTCTGCTCCCACCTGCACTCTCAGGGCCGCAGACCCCAGGAGCCGGGGCCGCTTCCGGGCCGCGTCAGCAGGAGGAACTACTTCCGGAGCAAATCGGGCCGCTCCCTGTACGTCGCCATTTGCAACATGCACCAGTTTATAGACGAGGAGCCCGACTGGTTTGAGAAGCAGTTCGTCCCCTTCCATCCTACCCCACTCCGCCACCAGGAGCCAGTCCTGGAGAAGTTTGACTCGGGCTTGGTTTTGAACGACGTCACAGGCAAGCCAGGGCCCGAGAGCGACTTCGGGCTCAAGGCTGAGGCCACAGGCCCCGGGGCGCTGGCTGACGCGCACTTGGAGGGCCTGCAGTTCGGCCCCGAAGAAGAGGGGGAGGCCGGGCCCGTTGCGGGTGCAGGCTCGGTGCTGCGGCCCTTGCTGCACACCGTGAAAGCCGCCAGCCCCTCCGACATGCCGCGGGACTCGGGCATCTACGACTCGTCCGTGCCCTCATCCGAGTTGTCCCTGCCCCTGATGGAAGGGCTCTCCACGGACCAGACGGAGACGTCCTCGCTGACGGAGAGCGTGTCGTCCTCCTCAGGCCTGG gtGAAGAGGACCCTCCTGCTCTTTCTTCCAAGCTTCTTGCCCCTGTGACGTGCAAAGCAGAACCTGGTTGCTGCAGCTACACTGGTGAACTCCACACAGTTGCCCCTTTGTAA